A genomic window from Streptomyces mirabilis includes:
- a CDS encoding acyltransferase family protein, translating to MPSTTPAEVRTTPAGGRTAPRGHSSRLDIQGLRAVAVTLVVLSHAGVPQVSGGYVGVDVFFVISGFLITSLLLRELATTGRLSVRTFYARRALRLLPASSLVIAVTLAGSWLFLSKARLAEYAGDALGSALYAVNFRLAAAGTDYLAQNSPPSPFQHFWSLAVEEQFYLVWPLLLLLSWRAARGRRRPIALVLGALCVGSFVVSVLVTNSSAPWAYFGSPTRGWELGAGALPALATARLGRLPAALAVPLTWLGLACVALAAVWYDDETPFPGYHALLPVLGATLVLAGGCAPASHGAGWLLGRRPMVWLGGLSYGWYLWHWPLLVVAPVALGLTDGTAGVPLALGLCAVALGLAWPTLRLVENPVRFHRAFRGRPNRALALGVGLSAGATVLALTAAAVPPTIEVGGPAPVLAQELAGASDPQARLAELLAASSGSLPNNLAPALPKVKSARSAVYRDGCHVDYDSTRNPPCVYGNRASSRTVVLFGDSHAAQWFPALQGLATERGWKLVSLTKASCKVAGVTIINRHKPYTACDTWRSNAVARINALHPALVVVSSSDAGDPAEPADDTLRQWTTGFEDTFRDLGTSGAHVAALLDTPWPKGDPVDCAADNSLQLHACANHLPGAIHDATRQSAIRSAAAVTGATVVDPRFWVCAVRTGICPVVVANTVVYRDESHLSEAYAAALTPVLADSLGRLVGSS from the coding sequence ATGCCGAGCACCACGCCCGCCGAGGTCCGTACCACCCCAGCGGGCGGCAGAACCGCACCACGAGGCCACTCGTCAAGGTTGGACATCCAGGGGCTGCGCGCGGTGGCCGTCACGCTCGTGGTGCTCTCCCACGCCGGGGTGCCTCAGGTCAGCGGCGGATACGTCGGGGTCGACGTCTTCTTCGTGATCTCCGGCTTCCTCATCACGTCCCTGCTGCTGCGCGAACTCGCCACCACCGGCCGCTTGTCGGTCCGCACCTTCTACGCCCGCCGTGCGCTGCGGCTGCTGCCCGCGTCGTCCCTGGTCATCGCGGTCACGCTGGCCGGGTCATGGCTGTTCCTGTCGAAGGCGCGGCTCGCCGAGTACGCGGGCGACGCCCTCGGCAGCGCGCTGTACGCGGTCAACTTCCGGCTGGCGGCGGCCGGTACGGACTATCTCGCCCAGAACAGTCCGCCTTCGCCGTTCCAGCACTTCTGGTCGCTCGCCGTGGAGGAGCAGTTCTACCTGGTGTGGCCGCTGCTCCTGCTGCTCAGCTGGCGGGCCGCCCGCGGCCGGCGCCGACCGATCGCGCTGGTGCTCGGGGCGCTGTGCGTGGGGTCGTTCGTGGTCAGCGTCCTGGTGACGAACTCCTCGGCGCCCTGGGCGTACTTCGGCTCCCCCACCCGGGGCTGGGAGCTCGGCGCCGGCGCGTTGCCGGCGCTTGCCACGGCCCGGCTGGGACGGCTGCCCGCCGCCCTCGCGGTCCCGCTGACCTGGCTCGGCCTGGCCTGCGTCGCGCTGGCGGCGGTCTGGTACGACGACGAGACGCCCTTCCCGGGCTACCACGCCCTCCTGCCGGTCCTCGGCGCCACGCTCGTCCTGGCCGGCGGCTGCGCGCCCGCCTCGCACGGCGCGGGGTGGCTGCTCGGGCGGCGGCCGATGGTGTGGCTGGGCGGGCTCTCGTACGGCTGGTACTTGTGGCACTGGCCGCTGCTGGTCGTAGCCCCGGTGGCGCTGGGCCTCACGGACGGCACCGCCGGGGTGCCGCTCGCGCTCGGGCTGTGCGCGGTCGCGCTGGGCCTGGCCTGGCCGACGCTGCGCCTCGTCGAGAACCCGGTCCGCTTCCACCGGGCGTTCCGGGGACGGCCGAACCGGGCCCTGGCGCTCGGCGTCGGGCTGTCGGCGGGGGCGACGGTGCTGGCGCTGACGGCGGCGGCAGTCCCGCCGACGATCGAAGTCGGCGGCCCCGCGCCCGTACTGGCGCAGGAACTGGCCGGCGCATCGGACCCGCAGGCGCGGCTGGCCGAACTCCTGGCCGCGTCCTCCGGCAGCCTGCCGAACAACCTCGCCCCGGCCCTGCCGAAGGTGAAGTCCGCCCGGTCCGCGGTCTACCGGGACGGCTGCCACGTCGACTACGACAGCACGCGGAATCCGCCGTGCGTCTACGGCAACCGCGCGTCCTCACGGACCGTCGTGCTGTTCGGCGACTCCCACGCGGCCCAGTGGTTCCCGGCTCTGCAGGGCCTCGCGACCGAGCGCGGATGGAAGCTGGTCTCACTGACGAAGGCCTCCTGCAAGGTCGCCGGCGTGACCATCATCAACCGCCACAAGCCGTACACGGCCTGCGACACCTGGCGTTCCAACGCCGTGGCGAGGATCAACGCCCTTCACCCTGCCCTGGTGGTCGTCTCCTCCTCGGACGCGGGCGACCCCGCCGAGCCCGCCGACGACACCCTGCGGCAGTGGACCACCGGCTTCGAGGACACCTTCCGGGACCTCGGCACCTCCGGCGCCCATGTGGCCGCCCTGCTCGACACCCCATGGCCCAAGGGCGACCCGGTCGACTGCGCCGCCGACAACTCCCTGCAATTGCACGCCTGCGCGAACCACCTGCCGGGCGCGATCCACGATGCGACCCGCCAGTCCGCCATCCGCAGCGCCGCCGCCGTGACCGGCGCCACGGTCGTCGACCCCCGCTTCTGGGTCTGCGCGGTCCGCACCGGCATCTGCCCCGTCGTCGTCGCCAACACCGTCGTCTACCGCGACGAAAGCCACCTCTCCGAGGCTTACGCCGCGGCCCTCACCCCCGTCCTCGCCGACTCCTTGGGCCGCCTCGTCGGTTCGTCCTGA
- a CDS encoding MFS transporter: MRRRAAGAVGGPDRPQAGSSGWTCGCSWSSRCCAPCTLAWDAWSPAACRFALGPAVGLDHPIAAGCLAEILPSKNRGRRLVGAFSLQAAGILLGAVVGVVVLNVRPEVDSWRIMLGFGVLPALLIIWLRRAVPESPRWLARNGHEEEACEIGRALAGGPVTVTGADRERQEARSPARSASW, from the coding sequence GTGCGGCGCCGCGCTGCTGGGGCCGTTGGGGGACCGGATCGGCCGCAAGCCGGATCTTCCGGCTGGACCTGTGGGTGTTCGTGGTCTTCTCGGTGCTGTGCACCCTGCACCCTCGCCTGGGACGCCTGGTCGCCGGCGGCGTGCAGATTCGCTCTGGGGCCGGCGGTCGGTCTCGACCACCCCATCGCCGCCGGCTGCCTCGCCGAGATCCTGCCGTCCAAGAACCGCGGGCGGAGGTTGGTGGGCGCGTTCAGTCTGCAGGCCGCGGGGATCCTGCTCGGCGCGGTGGTCGGTGTCGTGGTCCTCAACGTCCGGCCCGAGGTCGACTCCTGGCGGATCATGCTGGGGTTCGGCGTGCTGCCCGCCCTCCTGATCATCTGGCTGCGGCGCGCGGTGCCGGAGAGTCCGCGCTGGCTCGCCCGGAACGGACACGAGGAGGAAGCCTGCGAGATCGGTCGGGCACTCGCGGGTGGACCCGTGACGGTGACCGGTGCCGACCGGGAACGCCAGGAGGCGCGATCACCAGCGCGCTCGGCTTCCTGGTGA
- a CDS encoding SpoIIE family protein phosphatase → MDDEPAAARSPRRPVFSPAADAIGSELDLRLTGSHVVDALTPGFCDAASVYLLERWLLEENAYASAEPPQIEARRLALRIGTDAPEDWEGLLPVGEVIVFPRGTPYTRATATLETQLLDTVDAHTSARLSTSGGGDARMDVLLRTASFLVVPLHLRGIAVGFVACTRGPDRAPFLPAEAEAVESLAARACVALDNARRYERERRTALAIRRSLLPATEQVFEGCRIAHGYLPAGHDNIIGGDWFDVLPRSGGRVSLIVGDAMGHGPESAVAMIQLRTAVRTLAGLDISPAELMHRLDALACDTPGASFATCMYAEWDARRRICTFVGAGHPPPLIRDPGGQTGPVTLTSPGLPLGLGMGTYEPTVLHVPDPVLLLLYSDGLVESRHTDIDQGIARLAGLLDTDGEDPDRVTGPDTLESLCRRLLRGTSATNDGADDRTLLLTELVPAKSPPPPQESESSPDRLPQPR, encoded by the coding sequence ATGGACGACGAACCCGCCGCCGCGCGTTCACCCCGCCGGCCGGTCTTTTCCCCCGCGGCCGACGCCATCGGCTCGGAACTCGACCTGCGCCTGACCGGCAGCCATGTCGTCGACGCGCTGACGCCCGGGTTCTGCGACGCGGCCTCCGTCTACCTGTTGGAGCGCTGGCTGCTGGAGGAGAACGCGTACGCCTCCGCGGAACCACCCCAGATCGAGGCCCGTCGACTCGCGCTGCGCATCGGAACGGACGCGCCGGAGGACTGGGAGGGGCTGCTGCCGGTCGGCGAGGTCATCGTCTTTCCACGCGGGACGCCCTACACACGTGCCACCGCCACTCTTGAGACGCAACTGCTCGACACGGTCGACGCCCATACGTCCGCGCGGCTCAGCACCTCCGGCGGCGGCGACGCCCGCATGGACGTCCTCCTGCGCACGGCTTCCTTCCTCGTCGTCCCGCTGCATCTACGTGGTATCGCCGTCGGATTCGTCGCCTGCACGCGCGGCCCGGACCGGGCGCCCTTCCTGCCCGCCGAAGCCGAGGCCGTGGAGTCGCTGGCGGCGCGCGCCTGCGTGGCCCTGGACAACGCGCGCCGGTACGAACGCGAACGCCGTACGGCACTCGCCATCCGCCGAAGCCTGCTCCCCGCCACCGAGCAGGTGTTCGAGGGATGCCGTATCGCCCACGGCTACCTCCCCGCCGGGCATGACAACATCATCGGCGGTGACTGGTTCGACGTACTGCCCCGGTCGGGAGGCCGCGTCAGTCTGATCGTCGGGGACGCCATGGGGCACGGTCCGGAGTCGGCCGTCGCCATGATCCAGCTGCGCACCGCCGTCCGTACCCTGGCGGGGCTGGACATCAGCCCGGCCGAGTTGATGCACCGTCTCGACGCGCTCGCCTGTGACACACCGGGAGCTTCCTTCGCCACGTGCATGTACGCCGAATGGGACGCGAGGCGCCGTATCTGCACCTTTGTCGGAGCCGGCCATCCGCCGCCGCTGATCCGCGATCCGGGCGGACAAACCGGGCCGGTCACTCTCACCAGCCCGGGTCTGCCCCTCGGACTCGGCATGGGGACGTACGAACCCACCGTTCTGCACGTGCCCGACCCGGTGCTGCTCCTGCTCTACAGCGACGGCCTGGTCGAGTCCCGCCACACCGACATCGACCAGGGCATCGCCCGCCTCGCGGGCCTTCTCGACACGGACGGCGAGGACCCCGACCGCGTCACCGGCCCGGACACCCTGGAGTCGCTGTGCCGGCGGCTGCTGCGCGGCACGTCGGCCACCAACGACGGAGCGGACGACCGTACGCTCCTGCTCACCGAACTCGTACCCGCGAAGAGCCCACCCCCGCCGCAGGAGTCGGAGAGCTCCCCCGATCGCCTGCCGCAACCGCGTTAA
- a CDS encoding alpha-L-rhamnosidase: MISRRNFLAASAATTAAAVADTGSAVAATASAPARTGASRGALRITTPTVEYVQHPLGLDAQHPRLSWPMASDDPGVRQSAYQIRVASSASGLPHPDVWDSGKVTSGESVLVPYAGPQLKPRTRYFWSVRVWDAKGDASAWSAAAWWETGLMDAAQWSAEWVSAPPALTDAPSLEGSAWIWFPEGEPANSAPAATRWFRRTLDLPDGVTAAALAITADNVYAVSVNGTEVARTDLATDNEGWRRPAVLDVLAQVRSGKNVLAVSATNATEGPAGLVAVLVLHTATGEQRIVTDDSWRSTDKEPAADWREADFDDSGWPAAKEAAAWGAGPWGRVVPASYAANQLRHEFRLPGKKVARARLYATALGLYEAHLNGRRVGRDQLAPGWTDYRQRVQYQTYDVTTLLRPGANAVGAYVAPGWYAGNVGMFGPHQYGEHPALLAQLEVEYTDGTSERVVSGTDWRAASGPIVSADLLGGETYDARKETSGWTSPGFDDRTWLDVRAAGDAAPGLIVAQVDGPVRVAGELTAKTVTEPEPGVFVFDLGQNMVGSVRLRVSGEAGTTVRLRHAEVLNPDGTLYTANLRTASATDTYTLKGGGEETYEPRFTFHGFRYVEVTGFPGTPPATAVTGRVMHTSAPFTLDFETDVPTLNKLHSNITWGQRGNFLSIPTDTPARDERLGWTGDINVFAPTAAYTMESARFLTKWLVDLRDAQTPEGAFTDVAPMVGTVGNGVAGWGDAGVTVPWSLYQAYGDRQVLEDAWPSIQAWLKYLEKNSDHLLRPAGGYGDWLNVSDETPKDVIATAYFAHSADLAARTAKELGKDSAPYLDLFERVRAAFQNAYVTAAGRVKGDTQTAYVLALSMNLLPEGLRKASADRLVALIEAKDWHLSTGFLGTPRLLPVLTDTGHTDVAHRLLRQRSFPSWGYQIDKGSTTMWERWDSIQPDGSFQTPAMNSFNHYAYGSVGEWMYANIAGISAGRPGYREIVIRPRPGGDVTSSRATFTSGYGPVSTRWRQRSGEFVLSCAVPPNTTAEVWVPGEDPDAVTHTHATLLRTEAGCVVYRVGSGEHRFTT; the protein is encoded by the coding sequence ATGATCAGCAGGAGGAACTTCCTGGCGGCATCGGCGGCCACAACGGCCGCGGCCGTCGCCGACACCGGATCAGCAGTGGCCGCAACGGCGTCCGCACCGGCCCGAACGGGTGCGTCACGCGGTGCCCTGCGCATCACCACGCCCACCGTCGAGTACGTTCAGCACCCCCTGGGCCTCGACGCGCAACACCCGCGGCTGAGCTGGCCGATGGCCTCGGACGATCCGGGGGTGCGCCAGAGTGCCTATCAGATCCGTGTCGCCTCCAGCGCATCGGGCCTCCCGCATCCGGATGTCTGGGACAGCGGGAAGGTCACCTCCGGTGAGTCCGTACTCGTCCCGTACGCGGGCCCCCAACTGAAGCCGCGGACGCGCTACTTCTGGTCCGTACGTGTCTGGGACGCCAAGGGCGACGCCTCCGCCTGGAGCGCGGCGGCATGGTGGGAGACGGGCCTCATGGACGCCGCGCAGTGGTCGGCGGAATGGGTCTCGGCCCCTCCGGCTCTCACCGACGCACCGTCGCTGGAGGGCAGCGCCTGGATCTGGTTCCCCGAGGGCGAACCGGCCAACAGCGCGCCCGCGGCCACCCGTTGGTTCCGTCGCACCCTCGATCTCCCGGACGGCGTCACGGCGGCGGCCCTGGCCATCACCGCCGACAACGTGTACGCCGTTTCCGTGAACGGCACCGAGGTGGCCCGTACCGACCTGGCGACGGACAACGAGGGCTGGCGCCGGCCGGCCGTGCTCGACGTCCTCGCTCAGGTGCGCTCCGGGAAGAACGTCCTCGCGGTCTCGGCGACGAACGCGACCGAGGGACCCGCCGGTCTGGTCGCCGTTCTCGTCCTGCACACGGCGACCGGCGAACAGCGGATCGTCACCGACGACTCCTGGAGGTCGACGGACAAGGAGCCCGCCGCCGACTGGCGCGAGGCGGACTTCGACGACAGCGGCTGGCCGGCGGCGAAGGAGGCCGCCGCCTGGGGAGCCGGGCCTTGGGGGCGGGTCGTCCCGGCGTCGTACGCGGCCAACCAGCTGCGCCACGAGTTCAGGCTCCCGGGCAAGAAGGTGGCCCGCGCCCGCCTGTACGCCACGGCTCTGGGCCTGTACGAAGCCCACCTCAACGGCCGCCGCGTGGGCCGCGACCAGCTTGCTCCCGGCTGGACGGACTACCGCCAACGCGTCCAGTACCAGACGTACGACGTCACTACGCTCCTGCGGCCCGGGGCCAACGCCGTGGGCGCGTACGTGGCCCCGGGCTGGTACGCGGGCAACGTCGGTATGTTCGGACCCCATCAGTACGGCGAACACCCCGCGCTGCTCGCGCAGTTGGAGGTCGAGTACACCGACGGGACGAGTGAGCGCGTCGTCTCGGGCACGGACTGGCGGGCCGCCTCCGGACCGATCGTCTCCGCCGACCTGCTGGGCGGCGAGACGTACGACGCGCGCAAGGAGACCTCCGGCTGGACCTCACCCGGCTTCGACGACCGTACCTGGCTCGACGTCCGCGCCGCGGGCGACGCCGCTCCCGGCCTGATCGTCGCGCAGGTGGACGGCCCGGTCCGGGTTGCCGGGGAACTCACGGCAAAGACGGTGACCGAACCAGAACCGGGCGTCTTCGTCTTCGATCTCGGCCAGAACATGGTCGGATCGGTACGGCTGCGCGTCTCGGGCGAGGCGGGAACGACCGTACGTCTGAGGCATGCCGAGGTGCTCAACCCCGACGGCACCCTCTACACCGCGAATCTGCGCACCGCCTCGGCCACCGACACGTACACCCTCAAGGGCGGCGGCGAGGAGACGTACGAGCCGCGCTTCACCTTCCACGGGTTCCGCTACGTCGAGGTGACCGGGTTCCCCGGCACTCCCCCGGCGACGGCCGTGACCGGCCGCGTCATGCACACCTCCGCGCCCTTCACCCTCGACTTCGAGACCGACGTCCCGACGCTCAACAAGCTGCACAGCAACATCACTTGGGGACAGCGCGGCAATTTCCTGTCCATCCCGACGGACACACCCGCGCGCGACGAGCGCCTGGGGTGGACGGGCGACATCAACGTCTTCGCACCCACGGCGGCGTACACGATGGAATCGGCCCGCTTCCTCACCAAGTGGCTCGTGGACCTGCGCGACGCACAGACTCCGGAGGGCGCCTTCACGGACGTGGCACCCATGGTCGGCACGGTCGGCAACGGTGTCGCCGGATGGGGCGACGCGGGCGTCACGGTCCCCTGGTCCCTGTACCAGGCGTACGGGGACCGACAGGTCCTGGAAGATGCCTGGCCCTCCATCCAGGCCTGGCTGAAGTACCTGGAGAAGAACAGCGACCACCTGCTGCGGCCGGCCGGCGGTTACGGCGACTGGCTGAACGTCTCCGACGAGACTCCCAAGGACGTCATCGCCACCGCTTACTTCGCGCACAGCGCCGACCTCGCGGCCCGCACGGCCAAGGAGCTCGGCAAGGACTCCGCCCCCTACCTCGACCTCTTCGAGCGCGTCCGCGCCGCTTTCCAGAACGCCTACGTCACCGCCGCGGGCAGGGTGAAGGGCGACACGCAGACGGCCTATGTCCTCGCCCTGTCGATGAACCTGCTGCCGGAGGGGCTGCGCAAGGCGTCGGCCGACCGCCTCGTCGCGCTCATCGAGGCCAAGGACTGGCACCTTTCGACGGGCTTCCTCGGCACACCCCGGCTGCTGCCCGTCCTCACCGACACCGGCCACACCGACGTCGCCCACCGGCTGCTTCGGCAACGCTCCTTCCCCAGCTGGGGCTACCAGATCGACAAGGGCTCCACCACGATGTGGGAGCGCTGGGACTCCATCCAGCCCGACGGCAGCTTCCAGACCCCGGCCATGAACTCCTTCAACCACTACGCGTACGGCTCGGTGGGCGAGTGGATGTACGCCAACATCGCCGGTATCTCGGCGGGCCGGCCCGGCTACCGCGAGATCGTCATACGCCCCCGCCCGGGCGGCGACGTCACCTCCTCCCGCGCCACGTTCACCTCCGGCTACGGCCCGGTCTCCACGCGGTGGCGGCAGCGATCCGGCGAGTTCGTCCTGAGCTGCGCCGTGCCTCCCAACACGACCGCGGAGGTGTGGGTCCCCGGGGAAGACCCGGACGCGGTGACCCACACCCACGCGACGTTGCTGCGGACGGAGGCCGGCTGCGTGGTGTACCGGGTCGGCTCCGGCGAGCACCGCTTCACGACGTAA
- a CDS encoding antibiotic biosynthesis monooxygenase, with amino-acid sequence MVNVGLWVRVQAKPGRERDLAEFLTGARAVVEDEPETVAWFAVQLDESTFAIFDAFPDDAGRRAHLVGGVGKALSEKGPELLREPPSIEYVGVLASKLPGRA; translated from the coding sequence ATGGTCAACGTCGGCTTGTGGGTCCGGGTCCAGGCCAAACCCGGCAGGGAGAGGGACCTCGCGGAGTTTCTGACCGGCGCTCGGGCCGTCGTCGAGGATGAACCCGAAACGGTGGCGTGGTTCGCCGTGCAACTGGACGAGTCCACCTTCGCCATCTTCGACGCGTTCCCCGACGACGCCGGCCGCCGGGCCCACCTGGTCGGCGGCGTGGGCAAGGCACTCTCGGAAAAGGGACCCGAACTGCTCCGTGAACCGCCCTCCATCGAGTACGTCGGCGTGCTCGCGAGCAAGCTCCCCGGCCGCGCGTAA
- a CDS encoding helix-turn-helix domain-containing protein has product MGEVPQGHTGWTFLTNHARVLAAISRDQGTRIRDIAARCRLTERAVQKIISDLEQDGYLTHTRQGRCNVYHIEPGTILRHPAEAGLSVEGLLTLLDQHEARRDGRPEPEHHSLAFDRPARHATD; this is encoded by the coding sequence ATGGGTGAAGTACCGCAGGGACATACCGGCTGGACCTTTCTCACCAACCACGCCCGAGTGCTGGCCGCGATCTCCAGGGATCAGGGAACCCGTATTCGCGACATCGCCGCACGGTGCCGACTCACCGAGCGCGCCGTTCAGAAGATCATTTCCGATCTGGAACAGGACGGCTACCTCACCCACACCCGCCAGGGCCGCTGCAACGTCTACCACATCGAACCGGGGACCATCCTCCGGCACCCGGCGGAGGCCGGGTTGAGCGTAGAGGGCTTGCTGACCCTCCTCGACCAGCACGAGGCACGGCGCGACGGCAGGCCCGAGCCCGAGCACCACTCGCTGGCGTTCGACCGTCCCGCTCGGCACGCGACGGACTGA
- a CDS encoding cytosine permease: MTTSSQPRVSGLEIRSIDYVPLDERHGKLWHLGPLWFMSNAQIATLAVGLISITEGGNLIWSLIAIAAGTILGTFFMAFHSAQGPQLGLPQMIQSRPQFGYVGALLVWLFAYVQYAGFNVFNTILAGEALHTTVHGGVKLWVVVVTLVGFVIALVGYDVIHRAERILTYTFLVVFGIFTVGILLTLHYPPGSFDLGGFQWTPFLAQFGVVAGYQISWAIYVSDYSRYLPPDVTVRKTFYWTYFGSALGGIWLMCLGALLAAWAGKDFETVRSINAAGDKVFSGFGAIVLLFSALGLISVTALNMYGGSLTLISAIDSFKRVRPTVAVRLVTIGLTAALSVVGALASTAHFLENFNNFLLLVLYLFIPWTAVNLMDYYVVRRGHYAVAEIFNPHGIYGRWGWHGIIAYLVGFAVMVPFFSVGTLFVGPAAHALGGADIALFIGLPVSAVLYWLLTRSIDVDAEARLAEAEIATLESAAHEHREP; the protein is encoded by the coding sequence GTGACCACATCGTCGCAGCCACGGGTATCGGGTCTGGAAATCCGCTCCATCGACTACGTCCCCCTCGACGAGCGGCACGGAAAACTCTGGCACCTGGGGCCTCTGTGGTTCATGTCCAACGCGCAGATCGCCACCCTGGCGGTAGGGCTGATCAGCATCACCGAGGGCGGCAACCTCATCTGGTCGCTGATCGCGATCGCCGCGGGCACCATCCTCGGCACGTTCTTCATGGCCTTCCACTCCGCGCAGGGCCCGCAGCTGGGACTGCCGCAGATGATCCAGTCACGGCCGCAGTTCGGCTACGTCGGGGCTCTGCTCGTATGGCTGTTCGCCTATGTGCAGTACGCGGGGTTCAACGTCTTCAACACGATCCTGGCCGGTGAGGCCCTGCACACCACAGTGCACGGCGGCGTCAAGCTGTGGGTCGTCGTGGTCACACTCGTCGGGTTCGTCATCGCGCTGGTGGGCTACGACGTCATCCACCGCGCCGAGCGGATTCTCACCTACACCTTCCTGGTCGTCTTCGGGATCTTCACCGTGGGCATCCTGCTCACCCTGCACTATCCCCCGGGCTCCTTCGACCTCGGCGGCTTCCAGTGGACCCCGTTCCTCGCGCAGTTCGGCGTGGTCGCCGGATACCAGATCAGCTGGGCCATCTACGTCTCGGACTACTCCCGCTACCTCCCGCCGGACGTGACCGTCCGCAAGACCTTCTACTGGACGTACTTCGGGTCGGCGCTCGGCGGCATCTGGCTGATGTGCCTCGGGGCTCTGCTCGCCGCGTGGGCGGGCAAGGACTTCGAGACCGTCCGCTCGATCAACGCGGCGGGCGACAAGGTCTTCAGCGGCTTCGGCGCGATCGTCCTGCTGTTCTCCGCCCTGGGCCTGATCTCGGTGACCGCCCTGAACATGTACGGCGGGTCCCTCACACTCATCAGCGCGATCGACTCGTTCAAGAGAGTGCGGCCGACCGTCGCCGTACGGCTCGTGACGATCGGCCTCACCGCGGCGCTCTCCGTGGTGGGGGCACTGGCCTCCACCGCCCATTTCCTCGAGAACTTCAACAACTTCCTGCTGTTGGTGCTCTACCTGTTCATTCCGTGGACCGCCGTGAACCTCATGGACTACTACGTGGTGCGCCGCGGCCACTACGCGGTCGCCGAGATCTTCAACCCGCACGGCATCTACGGCCGCTGGGGCTGGCACGGCATCATCGCCTACCTGGTCGGCTTCGCGGTCATGGTGCCGTTCTTCTCCGTCGGCACGCTCTTCGTCGGACCCGCCGCCCACGCGCTCGGCGGTGCGGACATCGCCCTGTTCATCGGGCTGCCCGTCTCCGCGGTGCTCTACTGGCTGCTCACCCGGTCGATCGACGTCGATGCCGAGGCCCGCCTGGCCGAGGCGGAGATCGCGACGCTGGAATCGGCGGCCCATGAGCACCGAGAGCCATGA
- a CDS encoding DUF6131 family protein produces MLVLGIILLVVGFVTGISILWTIGVILAVIGLVLWILGAAGHAVGGRRHYW; encoded by the coding sequence ATGCTTGTCCTCGGCATCATTCTGCTCGTCGTCGGTTTCGTCACGGGCATCAGCATTCTTTGGACGATCGGCGTGATCCTTGCGGTCATCGGACTCGTCCTGTGGATCCTCGGGGCTGCCGGACACGCTGTCGGTGGTCGCCGCCACTATTGGTGA
- a CDS encoding ANTAR domain-containing protein yields the protein MSDDAEQDLRTEVVQLKRAMQTRPVIDLARGVLMASFGLSAADAWNVLVEVSQHANTKVHHVAEDLVAAVNGDPLPDPLRQHVSAAVAEVLGPHAPNHASAGWTPPVDRTSHADGDKDTPPMSDRRRDLSSDPL from the coding sequence TTGAGCGACGACGCCGAGCAGGACCTGCGCACCGAAGTCGTCCAGCTCAAACGGGCCATGCAGACCCGGCCGGTCATCGATCTGGCCCGGGGAGTCCTGATGGCCTCGTTCGGCCTGAGCGCCGCCGACGCCTGGAACGTATTGGTCGAGGTGTCCCAGCACGCCAACACCAAAGTCCACCATGTCGCCGAAGACCTGGTCGCCGCCGTCAATGGCGATCCGCTTCCCGACCCGCTCCGGCAACACGTGTCCGCGGCGGTCGCCGAAGTCCTCGGTCCCCATGCCCCCAACCATGCGAGCGCCGGGTGGACCCCTCCCGTCGACCGGACGTCACACGCAGACGGTGACAAGGACACGCCGCCCATGTCCGACCGACGTCGCGACCTGTCGTCGGACCCACTCTGA
- a CDS encoding TetR/AcrR family transcriptional regulator: protein MTEATVQPRPGGRSARVRAAVHRAVGELLADEPAEALTIPAIAARAGVHATTVYRRWGSVAQLLADVATSRFSGDVVVPDTGSLVGDLERWTGDVATDLADPDVLALMRATIGSGPEGGSACTADRHAQLGAIIERERARGGKVPSVERAVDGLLGPLYYRAIFSGEPASGEWARGLVAPMLAAV from the coding sequence ATGACCGAAGCAACAGTCCAACCCCGTCCCGGCGGCCGATCCGCGCGGGTACGCGCGGCCGTTCACCGCGCGGTCGGGGAACTGCTCGCCGATGAGCCGGCCGAGGCGCTGACCATTCCCGCCATCGCGGCGCGCGCCGGCGTGCACGCGACCACGGTGTACCGGCGGTGGGGTTCAGTGGCGCAGCTCCTGGCCGACGTCGCCACGAGTCGGTTCAGTGGCGACGTCGTGGTGCCGGACACCGGCTCTCTGGTGGGTGACCTGGAGCGGTGGACGGGCGATGTCGCCACCGACCTCGCCGATCCCGACGTCCTCGCCCTGATGCGGGCGACGATCGGCTCGGGCCCGGAGGGCGGCAGCGCCTGCACGGCCGACCGGCACGCTCAGCTCGGGGCGATCATCGAGCGGGAGCGAGCTCGAGGAGGCAAGGTGCCGAGCGTGGAGCGGGCCGTCGACGGACTGCTCGGTCCGCTGTACTACCGCGCGATCTTCAGCGGGGAGCCCGCGTCCGGCGAGTGGGCGCGAGGTCTGGTCGCGCCGATGCTCGCGGCGGTCTAG